A genomic stretch from Setaria viridis chromosome 1, Setaria_viridis_v4.0, whole genome shotgun sequence includes:
- the LOC117866902 gene encoding mitochondrial fission protein ELM1 → MRPIRLPEPPGVDGMETPEIFSGGGSGAKVVRRAVLIGNGSPGAENQCLGLARALGLADNLTLYRVTRPRGGINEWLHFLPISLHKFIDQVLRQFFRNTRFTIVVQGRKPYRVLNSSSVGLSTILEPDVKKIVTVARETYEKEGPTLVVACGWDTISYSSLIRKLASDNVFVIQIQHPRSRLDRFDLVVTPRHDYYALTASGQQEIPRLFRRWITPQEPPRSNVVLTVGALHQADSAALRLAAIAWHDELAPLPKPLLVVNIGGPTRNCKYGVDLAKQLISSLYNVLDSCGSVRISFSRRTPWKVSDIVFKEFAGHPKVYIWEGEEPNPHMGHLAWGDAFVITADSISMLSEACSTGKPVYVIGTEHCKWKFSAFHKALRERGVVRPFTGLEDISNSWSYAPLNDAIEVATRVREVIAERGWTVG, encoded by the exons ATGCGGCCGATCCGGCTGCCCGAGCCGCCGGGCGTCGACGGCATGGAGACGCCCGAGAtcttctccggcggcggcagcggcgccaaagtcgtccgccgcgccgtcctCATCGGCAACGGCTCCCCCGGCGCCGAGAACCAGTGCCtcggcctcgcccgcgccctcgGCCTCGCCGACAACCTCACCCTCTAC CGTGTCACGAGGCCGAGAGGAGGGATCAACGAGTGGCTGCACTTTCTCCCCATTTCCCTGCACAAGTTTATAGACCAAGTGCTCAGGCAGTTCTTCCGCAACACGAGGTTCACGATAGTGGTTCAGGGGAGGAAGCCGTATCGTGTCCTGAATAGCAGTTCAGTTGGGTTGTCTACAATTCTGGAACCTGACGTCAAGAAGATTGTGACTGTGGCTCGCGAGACATATGAGAA GGAAGGTCCAACATTAGTTGTTGCATGTGGCTGGGACACCATATCATACTCAAGCTTGATAAGGAAATTGGCTTCAGATAATGTGTTTGTCATTCAG ATCCAGCACCCCAGGTCCCGCCTTGATAGGTTTGATTTGGTGGTGACTCCTCGCCACGATTACTATGCTTTAACTGCTAGTGGACAACAAGAAATTCCACGCCTGTTCCGGAGATGGATTACTCCACAGGAACCACCCAGGAGCAATGTG GTTCTTACTGTTGGTGCGCTACACCAAGCTGATTCTGCTGCACTCAGGCTTGCTGCTATTGCCTGGCATGATGAACTTGCCCCTTTGCCTAAGCCATTGCTTGTTGTTAACATCGGCGGACCCACAA GGAATTGCAAATATGGTGTAGACCTTGCCAAGCAGCTCATAAGTTCTCTTTACAATGTGCTAGATAGCTGTGGGAGTGTCAGAATTTCATTCTCTCGGAGAACACCGTGGAAG GTCTCTGATATTGTATTTAAAGAATTTGCTGGACATCCGAAGGTCTATATTTGGGAAGGTGAAG aaccTAACCCTCACATGGGACATCTTGCTTGGGGTGATGCTTTTGTCATAACAGCAGACTCGATAAGTATGTTAAGTGAGGCATGCAGCACAGG GAAACCTGTTTATGTTATCGGGACCGAGCATTGTAAATGGAAGTTTTCAGCTTTTCACAAGGCTCTGCGGGAGCGAGGGGTTGTGCGCCCGTTCACTGGATTGGAAGAT ATTTCAAATAGCTGGAGCTACGCTCCCCTAAATGACGCCATTGAAGTAGCTACTCGTGTTCGTGAAGTGATTGCAGAACGAGGGTGGACAGTGGGATGA
- the LOC117845112 gene encoding probable F-box protein At2g36090, with translation MASTTTTTTTVEDLPADVLACALRRLDGRSLAAASCATAGLRALAADPDTWRALCLARWPSLLAARPDLLSSSSAVSPQRLFADAFPFPCLPVDAAADAAPLAGPELPSELVSAVDLYHGGAPLLSRVVETAASSTWFLSSPFRVDAVECKSPAPIVGLGLGPGRAGGAVAAPAELELSWVVVEPRGGRAVNVSSRRPVAVDRHWYTGEALVRYAVVLGGCKFEATVTCSEETGSVREISLAVEDADGAAVSGEGTLRLLAAAMAGPRKGGDGQEETAKRRYEEFVRSKRVRKESKARKEVLVDLCCSAVSAVAVLSFVAAVVLR, from the coding sequence ATGGCgtcgaccaccaccaccaccaccaccgtggAGGACCTCCCCGCCGACGTGCTGGCCTGCGCGCTGCGCCGCCTCGACGGCCGCTCCCTGGCCGCCGCCAGCTGCGCCACCGCGGGGCTCCGGGCACTCGCCGCCGACCCGGACACGTGGCGCGCGCTCTGCCTCGCGCGCTGGCCGTCGCTGCTCGCAGCCCGCCCCGACCtcctgtcctcctcctccgccgtctcGCCGCAGCGCCTCTTCGCCGAcgccttccccttcccctgctTACCagtggacgccgccgccgacgccgctccCCTCGCGGGACCCGAGCTCCCTTCCGAGCTCGTCTCCGCCGTCGACCTGTACCACGGCGGCGCGCCGCTGCTCTCCCGCGTCGTGGAGACCGCCGCGTCCTCGAcctggttcctctcctcgccgttccGCGTCGACGCCGTGGAGTGCAAGAGCCCGGCGCCCAtcgtcggcctcggcctcggccccggccgcgccggcggcgctgtGGCGGCCCCCGCGGAGCTGGAGCTGAGCTGGGTCGTGGTCGAACCCCGCGGTGGCCGCGCGGTGAACGTCTCCAGCCGGCGGCCCGTGGCCGTGGACAGGCACTGGTACACGGGGGAGGCGCTGGTGCGCTACGCGGTGGTGCTCGGCGGCTGCAAGTTCGAGGCCACCGTCACCTGCTCGGAGGAGACCGGGAGCGTCAGGGAGATCAGCCTCGCCGTCGAGGACGCCGACGGCGCGGCCGTGAGCGGCGAGGGCACCCTGCGGCTCctcgcggcggcgatggcggggcCGAGGAAGGGAGGGGACGGGCAGGAGGAGACGGCCAAGCGGAGGTACGAGGAGTTCGTCAGGAGCAAGAGGGTGAGGAAGGAGTCCAAGGCCAGGAAGGAGGTGCTCGTCGACCTCTGCTGCTCGGCCGTCAGCGCCGTCGCCGTTCTCagcttcgtcgccgccgtcgtgctcCGGTAG
- the LOC140222519 gene encoding uncharacterized protein isoform X2 translates to MIFVCVLSVYFPRFIFKVICNIQMNDDVLGVICSLIMFLGFLSYNTMVSRPVVLVFLLVILIVTSQFEWKQQLVNELESTTRNHQHISSREELVKDKIILSQEKMIQKLNDFIQNLQQQLVQCRENNKTIHSSGTSLTSYISEIQRHQMMDD, encoded by the exons ATGATTTTTGTTTGCGTGCTTTCTGTTTACTTTCCTAGATTCATTTTTAAAGTGATTTGCAATATTCAGATGAATGATGATGTCCTAGGAGTAATATGTTCATTGATCATGTTTTTAGGTTTCCTCTCGTACAATACAATGGTGTCAAGGCCTGTAGTGCTTGTCTTTCTGTTGGTGATTCTCATAGTTACATCCCAGTTTGAATGGAAGCAACAGCTTGTCAATGAGTTGGAATCTACAACTCGCAACCATCAACATATTTCAAGTAGAGAAGAGCTTGTCAAGGATAAG ATAATCTTATCTCAAGAAAAGATGATTCAGAAATTGAATGACTTCATCCAGAATCTTCAGCAACAGTTGGTGCAATGCCGTGAAAATAATAAGACAATCCATTCTTCTGGGACTTCTTTAACATCTTATATTAGTGAAATCCAGAGGCACCAGATGATGGATGATTGA
- the LOC140222519 gene encoding uncharacterized protein isoform X1: MVSRPVVLVFLLVILIVTSQFEWKQQLVNELESTTRNHQHISSREELVKDKIILSQEKMIQKLNDFIQNLQQQLVQCRENNKTIHSSGTSLTSYISEIQRHQMMDD, translated from the exons ATGGTGTCAAGGCCTGTAGTGCTTGTCTTTCTGTTGGTGATTCTCATAGTTACATCCCAGTTTGAATGGAAGCAACAGCTTGTCAATGAGTTGGAATCTACAACTCGCAACCATCAACATATTTCAAGTAGAGAAGAGCTTGTCAAGGATAAG ATAATCTTATCTCAAGAAAAGATGATTCAGAAATTGAATGACTTCATCCAGAATCTTCAGCAACAGTTGGTGCAATGCCGTGAAAATAATAAGACAATCCATTCTTCTGGGACTTCTTTAACATCTTATATTAGTGAAATCCAGAGGCACCAGATGATGGATGATTGA